GTAGTAGTCAATCACATAGCGGATCTCCTTGGGGCCTGACGGCGTTTCGCGCATCACGTACCAGTCATGTCGGTCAAATGGAGGCTTGGTCCTGTGCGAGAAGAGATTGGTtagataaaaaaaaattatcGCCAAGTTTGGAAAAAAATACTGACTCAAATTTCGCCGGGTATAGCCTGCCCAGAATCTGGAAGAACTGTGCTTTAGGCGTAAGGTCTTGTGGCCGGCCCTGGAACCTCACCAAACGAGGCGGAGTAGTAGTCGCAATTCCATAGTATTCCTCTTTAGCTAGCTCTAAAGGGATGTTTTCTTCACCTCTTCGGCACTTCTCCCATGCATTCGCCCAGCCTTTCGAAAAGATCCGTTCCCAATTGACAATCTCACTCCAAGCGCCCTCGTTCAAAAAGTTATGCACCGCAACCATGGCCTCTACTGCATCCTGTGGGGTGTCTGTATACCCTTTTCGCAGCATAGCATTATACATCTGCTGTGGGGAGGGATACTCCCAGTTCCCTTCTGAATCACCTCTGGGTATAGACGAGACTTCCCGTTCCACACCTAGGTCCACGGTTTGATTTGGAGCGCGCTCTTGCGAGAGAGACGCAAACATGTAGTTCAACGGGTTAAGCTTGGACAGGGTCGACTGTTTTGTATCAGGCGCAGTAGGTGGTTGAGCAGAAGATTTCGGAGGTACGAAGAAGGGCGAATCCGACGATCGCACGGGACAAGCGCTTGAAGTCTCGGATTTGGGAGGAGATGCATGCATGGGACATGCTGGCTATGATCATCAACAGTCAGCACTTGAAAATCTCTCTGCTGTTCGTTTTACTTGCCGGAGGAGATGCATCAGAGGATGCTGGGTGATTGCGCGCCGGAAGTTGCGGCTGCGAATCTGCCCAAAACCAACCCATAATGAATGGTGATAGTAACAAAAGTCTGGTGATAGATACGGCTCAGAAGTCAGCAGTAGGCGAGATGAAGTAGAGATGGTATGTGGTAAGAGGGAATGGCCTGAAAGTTTTGGAGTGATTTAATGGGCGATACCCGCAATTGATAACAGAAACCGGGAACTATCGTAATTTAATAGGGACTTGCGATTGGTTGCCTCCACAGATTACAAAGTGCTACTACCAACTATACATTCTAAGAAATGCCATGCCCGAGTCGGCTAAAATGTCAGTAGAACGCCGTTCCCTCTCTGTACGCCTGTCCGCAGCTAATACAGCCCAATAAAATCCATCCCAACGGTATAGAACATAAGAGAGCAAACCGCGCTGAGCGAAAAAGTGGCGAGACGACGCCCCGCAAACTATAATGACAAGACAAGAAAAGCGATCAACGTTCAGGTTAACCCTGAACATCTTGGACAAGCCTTGCAATAAGCGCATACCCAAATAGGAGTCCGAGACCGACCCAGATCTTGTTACGTTGAAGCCAAGTCTGACCGACTTCTCGGGCAGCGTTACCACCATCCATTACAGCCCCAATGCCCGGCGCACTACCGTTCGGACGTCTGCGCAGCGCACTAGTTTCCGGAGAACACTTGCTCGAAGAGGCATTCGGATCGGGTCTTAATTGCCCGGTTGCAGTGTCAATACGGTTCTCTCTCAGCCACTTCCAGTTCTCTTGGTCCAATTCTGGCCATTCAGTGCGAAACTTTAAGCCTCCGTCACCGGCTTTGACATTGTTGATACCTCTCGAGGTGGGCGTCACCCCGGGAGTCGCGCTGATGTGGGTGCCTCCGCCCGTAGAGTTCCACCATCTAGAGCGCGCAGCGAGAACACGCCTTTCCGCTTCCGTTGCGCTCACGCTCCCAGTAGTCATTTCCTCGCTAGTCATAAAGGAAAGTAGGCCGATGAGGATTGTAGAAACTTCCCACGCCGGATTGAATGACTTTGGGTGAAAATCGCTGATGCTTAGACAGAGTCGGGAGGACGGCTGGAATCGACCGCTTGGAGTGTGCATGCGGATAGCAGGAGGGGCAAATGGATATTCGGGGGGGAACATCAATGTGCCCCAGTATTGTCCATTCTCGTATGGGGTCCCAGGGGGCCCAGTGAGGATATAATGCCACCTAATATCATAGTCCGTTAGTTCGCTTCTCTTCGCCTGTGGGTTTGACTTACTCAAGTATGTTGGACTCTGACGGGTGAGCGATAATGAAGGGTGGGGGATTTTTCTGGATGTTTTGATACTCGCGAGTGAGCTATCTAAGGTTAGTGTTAATCAAGCTGGAAAGAaattcctcctcaactcACCCTTTTGTAAGCTGCTTTTGTAGCCATTTCACTCGTGATTGAAGGTTTAGCTACAGCAAACGCCCACAGTGCGGCGTGTGAACAGATGAGATTGGATGGACGAAATGAGTGACGCAATCAACGGAAGAGCAGAtagaagaacaaaagaacaatAAAGAGCACTCGCAAGAAGGAGGTGGCTGGAAGTGTTGTTGTTCCCGAGAATCATTGCGCTGATAGACTGTTCTAAGGCGAAGAGCAGTCGTCACGTGACTTACTGAACTATTGCTTCATCGGACGCTTCGGGCAAGCCTCCACGAGAACCCGATAGTCACTGCTGGTTGTCTGTTGGCTATTGCTGCCGTCGCAATGGCTTCCCCGCTTTctgctgaggatggagaagTATGCACTGCCTTTTATTCATGTCTATTTCGTTGTTTTTAACCATTGGCGCTTTCCATAGATTTTCGAGCGTCTCCAGCAAACCGCCGATCCAAAGGTATtagaagagcagcagcaggctgtcAATGAACGCCTCCACGCAATCTACCAGAAGGCGCA
This sequence is a window from Aspergillus nidulans FGSC A4 chromosome IV. Protein-coding genes within it:
- a CDS encoding ubiquitin-conjugating enzyme E2 (transcript_id=CADANIAT00000488) — encoded protein: MATKAAYKRLTREYQNIQKNPPPFIIAHPSESNILEWHYILTGPPGTPYENGQYWGTLMFPPEYPFAPPAIRMHTPSGRFQPSSRLCLSISDFHPKSFNPAWEVSTILIGLLSFMTSEEMTTGSVSATEAERRVLAARSRWWNSTGGGTHISATPGVTPTSRGINNVKAGDGGLKFRTEWPELDQENWKWLRENRIDTATGQLRPDPNASSSKCSPETSALRRRPNGSAPGIGAVMDGGNAAREVGQTWLQRNKIWVGLGLLFGYALIARLVQDVQG
- a CDS encoding holocytochrome c synthase CYC3 (transcript_id=CADANIAT00000487) yields the protein MGWFWADSQPQLPARNHPASSDASPPATCPMHASPPKSETSSACPVRSSDSPFFVPPKSSAQPPTAPDTKQSTLSKLNPLNYMFASLSQERAPNQTVDLGVEREVSSIPRGDSEGNWEYPSPQQMYNAMLRKGYTDTPQDAVEAMVAVHNFLNEGAWSEIVNWERIFSKGWANAWEKCRRGEENIPLELAKEEYYGIATTTPPRLVRFQGRPQDLTPKAQFFQILGRLYPAKFETKPPFDRHDWYVMRETPSGPKEIRYVIDYYSGPPEPTGEPVFYLDIRPALDSPTAAAERLLRWGSDVWYRASGGAVRDNDKK